One window of Trinickia caryophylli genomic DNA carries:
- the recR gene encoding recombination mediator RecR — MKQPSALIALVEALRALPGVGPKSAQRMAYHLMQHDREGAERLGRSLLFATEHLQHCEKCNTFTEAQVCDVCGDESRDPTLLCVVETPADQIMLEQTMTYRGLYFVLMGRLSPLDGIGPKEIHFERLVRRASDGVVREVVLATNFTNEGEATAHYLAQMLKARDLAVTRLARGVPVGGELEYVDAGTIARAMLDRRSL; from the coding sequence ATGAAGCAACCATCCGCCCTCATTGCGCTCGTGGAGGCGCTGCGCGCGCTGCCCGGCGTCGGCCCGAAATCGGCGCAGCGCATGGCCTATCACCTCATGCAGCACGATCGCGAAGGCGCCGAGCGGCTTGGCCGCTCATTGCTGTTCGCGACCGAACACCTGCAGCACTGCGAGAAGTGCAACACGTTCACCGAAGCACAGGTCTGCGACGTGTGCGGCGATGAATCGCGCGATCCGACCTTGCTCTGCGTCGTAGAAACGCCTGCGGATCAGATCATGCTCGAGCAGACGATGACTTACCGCGGGCTCTACTTCGTGCTGATGGGGCGCCTGAGCCCGCTGGATGGCATCGGGCCGAAGGAGATCCACTTCGAGCGGCTCGTGCGGCGCGCCTCGGACGGTGTCGTGAGGGAAGTCGTGCTGGCGACGAACTTCACCAACGAAGGCGAAGCAACGGCGCATTATCTGGCCCAGATGCTGAAGGCGCGGGACCTCGCGGTGACGCGGCTCGCGCGTGGCGTGCCTGTTGGCGGGGAACTCGAGTATGTCGACGCGGGCACCATCGCGCGTGCCATGCTCGATCGGCGCTCCCTCTAG
- a CDS encoding YbaB/EbfC family nucleoid-associated protein, with the protein MMKGQLAGLMKQAQQMQENMKKMQEQLAQMEVEGQSGAGLVKVTMTCKNDVRRVSIDPSLLADDKDMLEDLVAAAFNDAVRKAEATAQEKMAGMTSGLPLPPGFKLPF; encoded by the coding sequence ATGATGAAAGGTCAACTCGCCGGGCTGATGAAGCAAGCCCAGCAGATGCAGGAAAACATGAAGAAGATGCAGGAGCAACTGGCGCAGATGGAAGTCGAAGGGCAGTCCGGCGCCGGGCTCGTCAAGGTGACGATGACCTGCAAGAACGACGTGCGGCGCGTGTCGATCGACCCGAGCCTGCTCGCGGACGACAAGGACATGCTCGAAGACCTCGTCGCGGCCGCGTTCAACGATGCGGTGCGCAAGGCGGAAGCCACCGCGCAGGAAAAGATGGCGGGCATGACTTCGGGCCTGCCGCTGCCTCCGGGCTTCAAGCTGCCGTTCTGA
- a CDS encoding CaiB/BaiF CoA transferase family protein — MTATGGPLAGIKVLELGTLIAGPFAARFLGEFGAEVIKIEDPAGGDPLRKWRMLYPEAGGTSLWWAVQARNKKSVTVNLKAPEGKEILRKLAREADIVVENFRPGLLEKLGLGYDVLSAGNPGLVMVRLSGYGQTGPYRDRPGFGSIAEAMGGLRHITGYPDLPPPRIGISIGDSIAALHGVIGAMMALHHRQANGGRGQVVDVALYEAVFNMMESIVPEYGVYGAVRERTGASLPGIVPSNTYACRDGQIVIGGNSDPIFKRLMVAIGRPDLANDPALAHNDGRVPRTREIDDAIGTWLAERTIDEALEVLTAADVPVGRIYSVADMFTDPQYAAREMIQRFKWQGEVDVPLPNVAPKLSETPGGTRWLGPELGAHTDEVLGALGYGMDEIGMLRARGIV, encoded by the coding sequence ATGACCGCAACCGGCGGCCCGCTTGCGGGTATCAAAGTGCTCGAACTCGGTACGTTGATCGCCGGGCCGTTTGCCGCACGGTTTCTCGGCGAGTTCGGCGCGGAGGTCATCAAGATCGAGGATCCGGCCGGCGGCGACCCGCTGCGCAAATGGCGCATGCTCTATCCCGAGGCGGGCGGCACGTCGCTATGGTGGGCCGTGCAGGCGCGCAACAAGAAATCCGTGACGGTCAACCTGAAAGCGCCGGAGGGCAAGGAAATCCTGCGCAAGCTGGCGAGGGAGGCCGATATCGTCGTCGAGAATTTCCGCCCCGGGCTGCTCGAAAAGCTGGGGCTCGGCTATGACGTGCTGAGCGCGGGCAATCCGGGGCTCGTGATGGTCCGGCTCTCGGGCTACGGGCAAACGGGACCTTACCGCGATCGACCGGGCTTCGGCTCGATTGCCGAGGCGATGGGAGGCCTGCGCCACATCACGGGCTATCCGGATCTGCCGCCGCCGCGTATCGGCATCTCGATCGGCGATTCCATCGCGGCGCTGCACGGCGTCATCGGTGCCATGATGGCGCTCCATCATCGTCAGGCGAACGGTGGACGAGGCCAAGTGGTCGACGTTGCGCTGTACGAGGCTGTCTTCAACATGATGGAGAGTATCGTGCCCGAATATGGCGTGTACGGCGCGGTGCGGGAGCGCACCGGCGCCTCGCTGCCGGGTATCGTGCCGTCCAACACCTACGCCTGCCGCGACGGTCAGATCGTCATCGGCGGCAACAGCGATCCCATTTTCAAGCGGCTGATGGTCGCGATCGGTCGCCCCGATCTCGCCAACGATCCCGCTCTCGCGCACAACGACGGACGCGTACCGCGCACGCGCGAAATCGACGATGCGATCGGTACCTGGCTTGCCGAGCGTACGATCGATGAGGCCCTCGAGGTGCTCACCGCTGCCGATGTGCCGGTTGGGCGCATCTATAGCGTGGCGGACATGTTCACCGATCCCCAGTATGCGGCTCGCGAAATGATCCAGCGGTTCAAGTGGCAGGGCGAAGTAGACGTGCCGCTGCCGAACGTCGCGCCGAAACTCTCGGAAACGCCCGGGGGCACCCGCTGGCTCGGACCGGAGCTGGGCGCGCATACGGACGAGGTGCTGGGCGCGCTCGGCTACGGCATGGACGAAATCGGGATGCTCCGGGCCCGCGGCATCGTCTGA
- the surE gene encoding 5'/3'-nucleotidase SurE — MRILLSNDDGYLAPGLAALYHALKTLGEITVMAPEQNCSGASNSLTLSRPLSVLRAASGFYYVNGTPTDSVHIALTGMLDDKPDLVVSGINNGQNVGEDTLYSGTVAAATEGVMFGVPSIAFSLMEKDWAHLDDAARVARDVVEHFLSHPLPGHPLLNVNIPNLPYEEMGGWEVTRLGKRHPSQPVIRQTNPRGEPIYWIGPSGAALDASEGTDFHALANGRVSITPLQLDLTHTQMLAATREWTRAGRTGS, encoded by the coding sequence ATGCGAATCCTACTGAGCAACGACGACGGTTATCTGGCGCCAGGGCTAGCCGCGCTTTATCACGCGCTGAAGACGCTCGGCGAGATCACGGTGATGGCGCCCGAGCAAAATTGCAGCGGCGCATCGAATTCCCTGACGCTCTCGCGGCCGCTCTCGGTGCTGCGCGCGGCGAGCGGCTTCTATTACGTGAACGGCACCCCGACGGATTCGGTGCACATCGCGCTCACCGGCATGCTCGACGACAAGCCCGATCTGGTCGTCTCTGGCATCAACAACGGCCAGAACGTCGGCGAGGATACGCTTTATTCGGGCACCGTGGCGGCGGCGACCGAAGGCGTCATGTTCGGCGTGCCGTCGATCGCGTTTTCGCTCATGGAGAAGGACTGGGCGCATCTCGACGATGCCGCGCGTGTGGCGCGCGACGTGGTCGAGCACTTTCTATCTCACCCGCTGCCCGGTCATCCGCTGCTGAATGTCAATATCCCGAACCTTCCATACGAAGAAATGGGAGGGTGGGAGGTCACCCGTCTCGGCAAGCGCCATCCGTCGCAGCCTGTCATCCGCCAGACCAACCCCCGCGGTGAGCCGATCTACTGGATCGGCCCGTCCGGTGCCGCGCTCGATGCGAGCGAAGGGACCGATTTCCATGCGCTCGCGAACGGCCGCGTATCGATCACGCCGCTGCAGCTCGACCTCACGCACACGCAGATGCTGGCGGCAACGCGCGAATGGACGCGCGCGGGACGTACCGGTTCATGA
- a CDS encoding endonuclease/exonuclease/phosphatase family protein, whose product MRLLSWNIQWGRDAGGSVDLARTVAEARRLSDFDVLALQEITRGFDTLPGRPSGDQFAELSAALPGFTVLDAVGADLPPPLPGKPRRQFGNALATRLPVRRVIRHSLPWPADAKAPSMPRVALEAEIERAAGALRVIVTHLEYYSEIQRLAQVDELRRVHREAVDHARHPAPAEPSAGPFAASDRPPSAIVCGDFNCDFGSPAYQRFVEPIDDAPSFIEAWTALHPGCKRPPTAGVYDQAQWSEGPLSCDFVFVTDNLRDRLVRCEIDPHTQASDHQPILIELD is encoded by the coding sequence ATGCGACTCTTGAGCTGGAACATCCAATGGGGCCGTGATGCCGGCGGCAGCGTAGACCTCGCCAGGACGGTTGCCGAAGCGCGCAGGCTATCTGATTTCGACGTGCTCGCGCTACAAGAAATCACGCGCGGATTCGACACGCTCCCTGGGCGGCCGTCCGGCGATCAGTTCGCGGAACTCTCCGCGGCGCTGCCCGGATTCACGGTGCTCGACGCCGTGGGTGCCGACCTGCCGCCGCCCCTACCCGGCAAGCCGAGACGCCAGTTCGGCAATGCCCTCGCGACCCGGCTGCCCGTACGTCGCGTCATACGCCACTCGCTGCCTTGGCCGGCCGATGCGAAGGCACCGTCGATGCCGCGTGTCGCGCTCGAAGCCGAGATAGAGCGCGCGGCCGGCGCGCTACGGGTCATCGTCACACATCTCGAATACTATTCCGAGATACAGCGGCTGGCACAAGTGGACGAATTGCGGCGCGTTCATCGCGAGGCGGTCGATCACGCACGCCATCCCGCGCCGGCCGAACCGTCAGCCGGGCCGTTCGCGGCCAGCGACCGGCCTCCGAGCGCCATCGTCTGCGGCGACTTCAACTGCGATTTCGGATCGCCGGCCTATCAGCGTTTCGTCGAACCCATCGACGATGCCCCCTCGTTCATCGAAGCATGGACCGCTTTGCATCCGGGCTGCAAGCGGCCACCGACGGCTGGAGTCTACGATCAGGCGCAGTGGTCGGAGGGCCCGCTATCGTGCGATTTCGTCTTCGTGACCGACAATCTGCGTGATCGGCTCGTGCGCTGCGAGATCGACCCGCACACGCAGGCATCCGATCATCAGCCGATTCTCATCGAACTCGACTGA
- a CDS encoding DNA polymerase III subunit gamma/tau, with product MTYQVLARKWRPKDFASLVGQEHVVRALTHALDGARLHHAYLFTGTRGVGKTTLSRIFAKALNCETGITATPCGVCRACREIDEGRFVDYVEMDAASNRGVDEMAALLERAVYAPVDARFKVYMIDEVHMLTNHAFNAMLKTLEEPPPHMKFILATTDPQKIPVTVLSRCLQFNLKQMPAGHIVGHLERILAAEGITFEPQALRMLARAADGSMRDALSLTDQAIAYSANQVTEEAVRGMLGALDQSYLIRLVDALVEVNGARVLEIADEMALRSLSFSAALQDLASLFHRIGWAQFAPASVLDEWPEAGDVRRFAQALTPEQVQLFYQIATIGRSELGLAPDEYAGFTMTLLRMLAFEPALGGGFGGPAGPATRTAAVGGSAPARRDAPIATAQPAQSRPAPAPRTDSRTDSQAAPAPAPDTAMREAAPAPVPADPLEPAEAADPGEPRIPAAEPAALPRAGDAAHDVHDTHDAPAPEALAPSAAPARAGGASAALEVLRSAGLRVSTDRGRAAAGPKAAAPVPKPASARAPIVVPAPRERRESAAPTAARETPAPTPPWDDGPPLDAQYDNGLSSFAEEAYFATLDGGQDTAPAAARTNQQGMRAPEIDLSTLAPAITLEPIGFAGDWPTLAAELGLTGVAHQLAFNSELTALEGETLTLVVPVPQYAESTQVAKLKAALAERLGKMVEVNVSVGAARRTAAALDAAARAERQREAEREIDADPFVQSLIREFGATIVPGSIKPLGPDAGAAAH from the coding sequence ATGACCTATCAAGTTCTCGCACGCAAATGGCGGCCGAAGGATTTCGCGTCGCTCGTCGGACAGGAACACGTCGTGCGTGCGCTCACGCACGCGCTTGACGGCGCGCGCCTGCACCACGCTTACCTTTTCACCGGCACTCGCGGTGTCGGCAAGACCACGCTTTCGCGCATCTTCGCGAAAGCGCTGAACTGCGAAACGGGGATCACGGCCACTCCGTGCGGAGTGTGCCGCGCCTGCCGCGAGATCGATGAGGGGCGGTTCGTCGATTACGTCGAAATGGACGCCGCGAGCAACCGCGGCGTCGACGAAATGGCCGCGCTTCTCGAGCGGGCTGTGTACGCCCCCGTCGATGCGCGCTTCAAGGTCTACATGATCGACGAAGTGCACATGCTGACGAATCACGCCTTCAACGCGATGTTGAAGACGCTGGAAGAGCCGCCGCCGCACATGAAGTTCATTTTGGCGACGACTGATCCGCAGAAGATCCCCGTTACGGTGCTTTCGCGGTGCCTGCAGTTCAATTTGAAGCAGATGCCGGCTGGCCACATTGTCGGCCACCTCGAGCGTATTCTCGCGGCAGAGGGCATCACGTTCGAGCCGCAGGCGCTGCGGATGTTGGCGCGGGCGGCCGACGGCAGCATGCGCGATGCATTGTCGCTGACTGACCAGGCCATCGCCTATTCGGCCAATCAGGTCACCGAGGAAGCGGTGCGCGGAATGCTCGGCGCGCTCGATCAAAGCTATTTGATCCGGCTCGTCGATGCGCTCGTGGAGGTCAACGGAGCCCGCGTGCTCGAAATCGCCGACGAAATGGCGCTGCGCAGCCTGTCGTTTTCCGCGGCGCTGCAGGACCTCGCGAGCCTGTTCCATCGCATTGGCTGGGCGCAGTTCGCGCCGGCTTCCGTGCTCGACGAGTGGCCTGAGGCGGGGGACGTACGGCGCTTCGCGCAGGCGCTCACGCCCGAGCAGGTACAGCTCTTCTATCAGATCGCGACGATCGGGCGCAGCGAATTGGGTTTGGCGCCCGACGAATACGCGGGCTTCACGATGACGCTGCTGCGCATGCTTGCGTTCGAGCCTGCTCTCGGCGGCGGCTTCGGCGGGCCGGCCGGGCCGGCCACGCGTACGGCGGCGGTCGGGGGCAGCGCCCCGGCGCGCCGCGACGCGCCGATTGCGACTGCGCAACCGGCACAATCGAGGCCGGCGCCGGCTCCGCGCACCGATTCGCGCACCGATTCGCAAGCCGCGCCCGCTCCGGCACCCGATACGGCCATGCGCGAGGCCGCCCCGGCGCCGGTTCCCGCAGACCCGCTCGAGCCGGCCGAAGCTGCCGATCCGGGCGAGCCCCGGATTCCGGCGGCCGAGCCCGCTGCGTTGCCGCGCGCAGGCGATGCAGCGCACGACGTGCATGACACGCATGACGCGCCCGCGCCGGAGGCGCTTGCTCCGTCGGCCGCGCCGGCTCGAGCCGGTGGCGCCAGTGCGGCGCTCGAAGTGCTGCGCAGTGCCGGATTGCGCGTATCCACCGACCGCGGTCGCGCCGCCGCGGGGCCGAAGGCGGCGGCGCCCGTGCCGAAGCCTGCTTCGGCACGGGCGCCGATCGTCGTGCCTGCGCCTCGCGAGCGGCGCGAGTCGGCGGCACCCACCGCCGCCCGCGAGACGCCGGCACCCACGCCACCGTGGGATGACGGGCCGCCGCTCGATGCGCAATACGACAACGGCCTTTCCTCGTTTGCCGAAGAGGCATACTTCGCGACACTCGACGGTGGCCAGGACACGGCGCCGGCCGCTGCGCGCACGAACCAGCAGGGCATGCGCGCGCCGGAGATCGATCTGAGCACGCTCGCGCCGGCCATCACGCTCGAGCCGATCGGCTTCGCGGGCGACTGGCCGACGCTCGCCGCGGAGCTCGGCCTGACCGGCGTCGCGCATCAATTGGCGTTCAACAGCGAGCTGACCGCGCTCGAGGGGGAGACGCTCACGCTCGTCGTCCCGGTGCCGCAATATGCCGAGAGCACTCAGGTCGCGAAGCTGAAGGCGGCGCTGGCCGAACGGCTCGGCAAGATGGTCGAGGTCAATGTCTCCGTCGGCGCGGCACGCCGTACGGCTGCGGCGCTCGATGCGGCCGCTCGAGCCGAGCGGCAACGCGAGGCCGAGCGCGAGATCGACGCCGATCCTTTTGTGCAGTCGTTGATTCGCGAATTCGGCGCGACCATCGTGCCGGGCTCGATCAAACCGCTGGGGCCGGATGCCGGCGCGGCGGCGCACTGA
- a CDS encoding protein-L-isoaspartate(D-aspartate) O-methyltransferase: MTSERTRRFPLGLADLERKPRARSEGFERARAGRQAVRAVDTQASQAAEKMRVPVTQAPALTSERVRERMVERLRANGVTDPRVLAAMAAVPRHLFVDPGLAAQAYEDSALPIGHQQTISKPSVVARMIELAASGRTLERVLEIGTGCGYQAAVLSQVARDVYSIERIKPLYERAKLNLRPLRVPNIRLHYGDGRVGLPAAAPFDAIVIAAAGFDVPQMLREQLAVGGRLVAPVAALGGQSQVLTLVERLGPTQWRESQLDRVFFVPLKSGVI, encoded by the coding sequence ATGACGAGCGAGCGCACGAGACGCTTTCCCCTGGGGCTCGCAGATCTCGAGCGCAAACCGCGCGCTCGGTCCGAGGGGTTCGAGCGCGCCCGTGCTGGCCGACAGGCGGTGCGAGCCGTTGACACGCAGGCGTCGCAAGCGGCCGAGAAAATGCGCGTGCCAGTGACGCAGGCGCCGGCGCTGACCTCGGAACGCGTGCGCGAGCGAATGGTCGAACGGCTTCGGGCAAACGGCGTTACCGATCCGCGCGTGCTCGCGGCGATGGCGGCGGTGCCGAGGCACCTGTTCGTGGACCCAGGGCTCGCCGCCCAGGCTTACGAGGATTCGGCGCTGCCGATCGGCCACCAGCAGACGATATCGAAACCCTCGGTCGTTGCGCGCATGATCGAGTTGGCGGCATCGGGCCGAACGCTCGAGCGCGTGCTCGAGATCGGCACGGGCTGCGGCTACCAGGCTGCGGTACTGAGCCAGGTCGCGCGCGACGTCTACTCGATCGAGCGCATCAAGCCGCTTTACGAGCGAGCGAAGCTCAACCTGCGGCCGTTGCGCGTGCCGAATATCCGTCTGCACTATGGTGACGGCCGGGTCGGCTTGCCGGCGGCCGCGCCGTTCGATGCGATCGTCATTGCGGCTGCCGGCTTCGATGTGCCGCAGATGCTTCGCGAGCAACTCGCTGTCGGCGGGCGGCTCGTTGCGCCCGTTGCGGCGCTTGGCGGCCAGTCTCAGGTCCTGACGCTCGTGGAGCGCCTCGGGCCGACCCAATGGCGGGAGTCGCAGCTTGATCGCGTTTTCTTTGTCCCCTTAAAATCCGGAGTGATTTGA
- a CDS encoding 3'-5' exonuclease, whose product MTPILVFDIETIPDVAGIRRLDDLPASMTDAEVADHAFAARREKTGSDFLPHHLQRVAAISCVFRDRSGLRVRSLGTPEDGEAALVQSFYRVIEKYTPQLVSWNGGGFDLPVLHYRALVHAIAAPRYWDLGEDDREFKWNNYISRYHSRHTDLMDVLAMYQARANAPLDALAKLCGFPGKLGMDGGQVWAAFQEGRIDEIRHYCETDVVNTYLLYCRFQLMRGALSPSEYADEIVFVKQSLAQEPGAHWAEYLAAFD is encoded by the coding sequence ATGACACCGATTCTCGTTTTCGACATCGAGACGATTCCCGATGTCGCCGGCATTCGCCGGCTTGACGATTTGCCGGCTTCGATGACCGATGCCGAAGTGGCCGACCATGCGTTTGCCGCTCGGCGCGAAAAAACCGGCAGCGATTTTCTTCCGCACCACCTACAGCGCGTTGCGGCGATCTCGTGCGTTTTCCGCGACCGCAGCGGCCTGCGCGTACGCTCGCTTGGCACGCCGGAGGACGGCGAGGCAGCGCTTGTGCAGTCTTTTTATCGTGTCATCGAAAAATACACGCCACAGCTCGTTTCGTGGAATGGCGGTGGTTTCGATTTGCCGGTGCTGCACTATCGCGCGCTCGTGCATGCTATTGCCGCGCCGAGGTACTGGGATCTCGGCGAGGACGATCGCGAATTCAAATGGAACAACTACATCAGCCGTTACCATTCCCGGCATACGGATCTGATGGATGTGCTGGCAATGTATCAGGCGCGCGCCAATGCGCCGCTCGATGCGCTTGCCAAACTGTGCGGCTTTCCGGGCAAGCTCGGCATGGACGGCGGTCAGGTCTGGGCGGCGTTTCAGGAGGGCCGCATCGACGAGATTCGCCATTATTGCGAAACCGACGTCGTCAATACGTATTTGCTCTATTGCCGCTTTCAGCTCATGCGCGGCGCGCTGTCGCCGAGCGAATATGCCGACGAGATCGTCTTCGTCAAGCAATCGCTCGCGCAGGAGCCTGGTGCGCACTGGGCCGAGTATCTGGCCGCGTTCGATTGA
- the trxA gene encoding thioredoxin TrxA has translation MSEQIKHISDASFEQDVVNSDKPVLLDFWAEWCGPCKMIAPILDEIAKDYGDRLQIAKINVDEYQSTPAKFGVRGIPTLILFKNGAVAAQKVGALSKSQLTAFLDSHL, from the coding sequence ATGAGCGAACAAATCAAGCACATCAGCGATGCATCGTTCGAGCAGGACGTCGTGAATTCCGACAAGCCCGTACTGCTCGATTTTTGGGCCGAATGGTGCGGCCCGTGCAAGATGATCGCGCCGATCCTCGACGAGATCGCGAAGGACTACGGCGACCGTCTGCAGATCGCGAAGATCAACGTCGACGAGTACCAGTCCACCCCGGCCAAGTTCGGCGTGCGCGGCATTCCGACGCTGATCCTGTTCAAGAACGGCGCGGTAGCGGCACAGAAAGTCGGCGCGCTCTCGAAGTCGCAGCTGACGGCGTTCCTCGACAGCCACCTGTAA
- a CDS encoding peptidoglycan DD-metalloendopeptidase family protein, translated as MFTLRAMRTFSTNGRLAAAQRVICAVALSTLAACATRLDQAPVVDRSGGLGAQPSGAVATQSAVPLGPPPPGYYRVKPGDTLYRIALDNGQNYRDIAAWNNLANPNQIEVDQLLRVVPPGANAATATPGVATAPVTNGSAVQAAPIAPSSSSASASGAAVPPTIGGSTATTIPPQPAASATGSAPAAGGTVNLAWPVKGPIIGNFDDSTNKGVNIGGAEGTPIKAAADGRVVYAGNGLRGYGNLIIIKHDATYLTAYAHNRTLMVKEGDSVTKGQKIAEMGSSDASRVMLHFEVRKQGKPVDPMKYLPPQ; from the coding sequence ATGTTTACGTTGCGCGCGATGCGAACATTCAGTACGAACGGCCGGCTTGCCGCCGCCCAACGCGTCATCTGTGCCGTTGCCCTGTCCACGCTCGCGGCGTGCGCGACGCGGCTCGATCAAGCGCCTGTCGTAGATCGATCGGGCGGGCTCGGCGCGCAGCCGTCGGGGGCCGTGGCCACGCAGTCAGCTGTACCGCTCGGGCCACCCCCTCCGGGCTACTACCGCGTGAAGCCGGGAGACACGCTCTACCGGATCGCGCTCGACAACGGGCAGAACTATCGCGACATTGCCGCATGGAACAATCTCGCGAACCCGAACCAGATCGAGGTGGACCAACTGTTGCGCGTGGTGCCGCCGGGCGCCAATGCGGCGACGGCGACGCCCGGCGTCGCGACGGCCCCGGTGACGAACGGTTCGGCTGTGCAGGCCGCTCCGATCGCGCCGAGCTCTTCTTCTGCCTCCGCTTCGGGTGCGGCGGTGCCGCCGACGATCGGCGGCTCGACGGCCACAACCATCCCGCCGCAGCCCGCGGCCTCAGCCACGGGAAGCGCTCCTGCCGCTGGCGGCACGGTGAACCTCGCCTGGCCGGTGAAAGGCCCGATCATCGGCAACTTCGACGATTCGACGAACAAGGGCGTCAATATCGGCGGGGCGGAAGGCACACCGATCAAGGCCGCGGCGGACGGCCGGGTCGTCTATGCAGGAAATGGGCTGCGCGGATACGGCAATCTCATTATCATCAAGCACGACGCAACGTATCTGACCGCATATGCACACAACCGTACTTTGATGGTAAAAGAAGGGGACTCGGTGACCAAAGGGCAAAAGATCGCCGAGATGGGTTCGAGCGATGCGAGTCGAGTGATGTTGCATTTCGAAGTACGCAAGCAAGGCAAACCCGTTGATCCGATGAAGTACTTGCCGCCGCAATAA